Proteins encoded together in one Planctomyces sp. SH-PL14 window:
- a CDS encoding sigma-54-dependent transcriptional regulator: MGQVLIVDDEPTIAWAFQTALKEEGFSTDIASSAEDGFKRAGQRTPDVIVLDVRLPGIDGLKAVEHFKEIAPRAHIVIITAFGSFDVAVRAVESGAFDYLPKPFDLDQAILVVKRAFEASRPPVRVVETNDMPPPETLIGRSHVMQQVFKQIALVADSDVPVLIVGESGTGKELVAEAIHRCSQRRHRPFVPVCVAAYNETVLESELFGHSKGAFTGADRDRTGVLDLAEGGTVLLDEVGDIPLPQQVKLLRAIERREVTPVGTGMPHTSDFRVVAATNRPLLDLVTKGEFREDLYFRLRVFQIELPPLRERKEDIPLLAEYFVRRISTTRAKTLSPEAIAELSRREWYGNVRELRNAVEHAAIVSRTDVIGVESLPPPLPPHREALVPVVTDWRDGFRSWCRDRATELVGLESAELYDTYLAETEPVLLEESLEQCGGNRAATARMLGIHRATLREKLKRYHGQDEE; encoded by the coding sequence ATGGGGCAGGTCCTCATTGTCGACGACGAACCGACGATCGCCTGGGCCTTCCAGACGGCGCTGAAGGAAGAAGGGTTCTCCACGGACATCGCGTCGAGCGCGGAAGACGGCTTCAAGCGGGCCGGGCAGCGGACTCCCGACGTCATCGTCCTCGACGTCCGGCTCCCCGGGATCGACGGGCTGAAGGCGGTCGAGCACTTCAAGGAGATCGCTCCGCGGGCGCACATCGTCATCATCACCGCCTTCGGCAGCTTTGATGTCGCGGTGCGGGCGGTCGAGTCGGGTGCGTTCGATTATCTCCCGAAGCCGTTCGATCTCGATCAGGCGATCCTGGTCGTCAAGCGGGCCTTCGAGGCGTCGCGGCCGCCGGTCCGGGTGGTCGAGACGAACGACATGCCGCCGCCGGAGACGCTCATCGGCCGGTCGCACGTCATGCAGCAGGTCTTCAAGCAGATCGCGCTCGTGGCGGACAGCGACGTGCCGGTGCTGATCGTTGGCGAGAGCGGGACCGGCAAGGAACTGGTCGCCGAGGCGATCCATCGCTGCAGTCAGCGGCGGCACCGGCCGTTCGTTCCGGTCTGCGTTGCCGCTTACAACGAGACGGTCCTCGAGAGCGAACTCTTCGGTCACTCGAAGGGGGCGTTCACCGGAGCGGACCGTGACCGGACCGGGGTGCTGGACCTGGCCGAAGGGGGGACGGTTCTCCTCGATGAAGTGGGAGACATTCCGCTGCCGCAGCAGGTGAAGCTGCTGCGGGCGATTGAGCGCCGCGAAGTGACCCCGGTCGGGACCGGGATGCCGCATACCTCGGACTTCCGGGTCGTGGCGGCGACGAACCGGCCGCTGCTGGATCTCGTAACGAAAGGGGAGTTCCGCGAGGACCTGTACTTCCGGTTGCGGGTGTTTCAGATCGAGCTTCCGCCGCTGCGGGAGCGGAAGGAAGACATTCCGCTTCTGGCGGAATATTTCGTTCGCCGGATCTCGACGACGAGGGCCAAGACGCTTTCGCCCGAGGCGATTGCGGAGCTGAGTCGTCGCGAGTGGTACGGCAACGTCCGCGAGTTGCGGAATGCGGTCGAGCATGCCGCGATTGTTTCGCGGACGGACGTGATCGGGGTGGAGTCGTTGCCGCCGCCGTTGCCGCCGCATCGGGAGGCGCTGGTTCCGGTTGTGACCGATTGGCGGGACGGGTTCCGCTCGTGGTGTCGGGACCGGGCGACGGAGCTGGTGGGGCTGGAGTCGGCGGAGTTGTACGACACGTATCTGGCGGAGACGGAGCCGGTGCTGCTGGAAGAGTCTCTGGAGCAGTGTGGTGGAAACCGGGCGGCGACGGCGCGGATGCTGGGGATTCATCGTGCGACGTTGCGGGAGAAATTGAAGCGCTATCACGGGCAGGATGAAGAGTG